The genome window TCGCTCGCCATCGGTCTGATCGTGCCCGTCTTCAACGCCCTGCAAGGCACCGGCTCGGTCTACTTCGCCTGCTTCGCGGCGGGGATGCTCGGCATCCTGATGTACAACCAGTTCGGCCAGGACGCGTCGGCGTTCTGGACGGTCGCGATGACGATCTCCTCGACGCGGGACGCGTACGTCGAACTGCGCGGCCGGGCACTGGCGTTGCTGACCGTCGCCCTGCCGTACGCCGCCTTCGTCACCGTCCTGACCACCGCGGTCCTCGGCGACTGGCGCACCCTCCCCGAGGCCCTCGGCCTCTCCTTCGCCCTCCTCGGCGCGCTGCTCGCCACCGGCGCCTGGTCCTCCGCCCGCTACCCCTACTCCATCCCCTCGGAGGGCTACAAGGGCGCCGCCCCGGGCCAGGCCGGCATCGTCTGGCTCTCCCTCATCGGCGGCATGGTCGCCGCCGTGCTCCTCTGCCTCCCGGTCCTCGGCCTCACCATCTGGCTCCACATCTCGGCGAACGGCGACTCCTGGACCTGGCTCCTGCTCCCCGTGGGCACGGCGTACGGGGCGGGCATCACAGAACTGGGACTGCGCCTGTCGGCCCCCAGCACGGCCGGACGCCTGCCGGAGATCCTCACGGCGGTGAGCAAGGCGTAGCGGTGCCCTCGGCGCGCGTCGACCTCGAACACCCGGGCCTGGACAGGACCAGGAGCACCAGCGTCCAGGCCGTGACGACCTACCGGGACACCGGCACCGGCTCCGGACTGCCCGTCGGCCTGCTCTCCGGCATCGTTCGCTCAGTCCGAGAAGCTGTCGAGGAACGGCTCTATCGCCGCGCGCCACGCGTCCGGCTGGTCGTAGTGGACGAGGTGGCCGGCGTCGGCGACCTCGGCGTACTGGCCGTGCGGCAGGACGCGGACCATCTCCTGGGACTCGGCGCGGCCCAGCTCGCCGTCGAGGCCACGGACGACGAGGGCGGGGCAGCGGACCTGGGTCAGCTCCTCCCAGTGCGCGTCGTACACCCAGGTCTCGCGGGTCTTCAGCATCTGCTCGGGGTCGAAGACGGGCCGCCAGCCGTCGGGGCCCTCGTGCATGACCTCGGCGTAGAACTCGCCGCGCGACGGGCTCGGGCGCTCCACCCAGGGGTCGTCCTCGCCGAACCACTTGCGGACGTCGGCGAGCGTGGCGAACGGCAGCGGCCAGGCCTTGAACCAGCTCTCCCACTCGCGCTGCGAGGCGGCGCCGAGCGCGGAGGCCCGCATGTCGCAGACGATCAGACCGCGCACCAGGTCGGGGCGGCGGGCGGCCAGTTGCCAGGCGGTCAGCGCGCCCATGGCGTGGCCTATGAGGACGACCGGGGCGAGGCCCAGCTGTTCGACGGCGGCCTCGGCGTCCTCGACGTAGGCCTCACGGGTGTACGCGGCCTGCTCGGGCTTGGCGCTCTGGCCGTGGCCGCGCTGGTCCAGGGCGACGGCGCGGTGTCGTTCGGAGAGCCAGCGGGCTGTGGGTGCCCAGTGGGAGGCGCGGCCCATGAGGCCGTGCAGTAACAGCACCCCGGGCCGGGGCTCGTGCTCGCCGGTCTTGGGCGGGTCGTCGAACTCCCAGGCGGCGAGACTCAGACCGCCCGCTCCCGTCACGTCGATGCGCCGCACCATTGGCACCCCCCAGACTCCCGCCCGGACCGCTCGCTCCCGCCTCTCGCTCCCGCTTCGAGCCGGCCGGTCCACTCGTCCCAACTGCTGTCGTACCGCTGTCGTGCTGCTGCTCCTGCGCCGCATCCGCTGTCGCTTCCGCCGTGGCTCCTGCGTTGCTTCCGCGTGGCGTCCGCCGGTGCTCCGGCCGCCGTCGCCGCCGTGCGCGCCGCTCGGACGGCGAGCACTTGTGTTACAGCGTGCATATCGGGTGACACGTTACGTGTGGGGTGCGCGCGTCAGTCAGGGTACGGGGCACGCGACGCCACGCCGCACACGCTATCGAATACACATTCGAAGATGTCGCTCTTGGCGGCAACACCCCTCATTCGAGTGACCTCCCTCAAGGATTGCCCGCCGCCGCCGAGGGGAGATCTTCCACGGGAGGCGGACCGCTCGGGGAAAACGGTCCGAGGGAAATGACCCTGGGAGCTCGGGGCTCCGGGTCAGCACAGGGGAGGACAGGCCCCGGCGCCGCACGGCGCCGGGGCCCTCCTCATGCTCACGGCACATCCGCCCCGCCCCCTCCCCTGCCACCGGAGATCGCCGTCTCGGGCGGCCAAGAGCCCCTCAGGTCATATGCCTCACGCGCAAGCCTCGCACGCGAACGGCCCGCGCGCTGCGATTCGGCGCACTGAATCTTCGATTGGCCGGGATCCCGGACAGGGACCCCAATAGGTCACAACTTCCCCTCCCGCACCGGGAGTTGGCGGGCGATACGGACATCCCTCGACCATCCCTCGACACGCGTCGACCAGCTGCCGACAGCGGGTGGCACGGGCTGTCACCGGGTGGTCGGATTCGGTCGACGGACAGAGGATTCGACTGGCGGACAGGGGATAGGGGACAGGGGATTCGACCGGCGGACCGGTGTCGCCGCCCGGTGTCGCGGAGCGGTGTCGCGGAGCGGTGTCGCGGAGCGGTGTCGCGGAGCGGTGTCGCGGAGCGGTGTCAGCGCTTGGCGACGAAGACGTGGGAGGCGACGTCCGCCTCCAGCTCCGCCGCCTCGCCGCCGCTGCCCACCAGGACCCCGCCGGCCGCCTCCGTCACGCTCACCACGGAACCGGGCCGCACACCCGCGCGGCGCAGCGTGTACATCAGCTGGGCGTCCGTCTGGATGGGCTCCCCGATACGGCGTACGACGACGGTCTTGCCCTCCGTGCCCGGGTCGAGGTCCGCGAGCGACACCATGCCCTCGTCCAGGAAGGGGTCGGCGCCGTCCTTCTCGCCCAGCTCCTCCAGGCCCGGGATCGGGTTGCCGTACGGCGACTCGGTGGGGTGGCGCAGCAGCTCCAGGACGCGGCGCTCGACCGCCTCGCTCATCACGTGCTCCCAGCGGCACGCCTCCGCGTGGACCTGTTCCCACTCCAGGCCGATCACGTCGACGAGCAGACACTCCGCGAGGCGGTGCTTGCGCATCACGCGCGTCGCCAGCCGACGGCCCTCCTCGGTCAGCTCCAGGTGGCGGTCCGCGGCGACGGACACCAGGCCGTCACGCTCCATACGGGCGACCGTCTGGCTCACCGTGGGGCCGCTCTGGTCGAGCCGCTCGGCGATCCGGGCGCGCATGGGGACCACACCTTCCTCCTCCAGCTCGAGGATGGTGCGGAGATACATCTCCGTCGTATCGATCAGTCCGGACATACGTGCCCCTCGATGAGATTCAGCCGGAGGCTTCGAGGCCGTACCGGCTTGTTTCGGCTTGCCTCGGCTTACCGCGGCTTGCTGCGCTGGCCCTGGACTCAATTCTTACGCATCCGGCTGACAACCGGGTGGTGCCGGGGGACCGACGGCGACATGACTCCGGTCCGGTGGCCGATTTATGACCTTGCGCACCTTTCCTGACATCGCGCTGCCGAGTGCGGGTGAGTGGGGGCCATATTGACACCCCACTGGTCCAGACCACTAACGTGACCGGAGTCACTCAGGACTCGGTGAAGGGGTCGGCGGATGGGGCTGGACGGCGGTACGGCGGGCGGACGGTTTCTCGACGCGGCGATCGGGCTGCTGGAGCGCGTGCGGGACGAGGAGGCGGAGGCCGTCGCCGCCGCCGGGGAGCTGATCGCGGAGACGGTCGCCGACGGCGGCCGGCTGTTCGCGTTCGGGGCCGGCCACTCCTCGCTCGCCGCCCAGGACCTCGTCTACCGCGCCGGCGGCCTCGCCCTGATGAACCTGCTGGCCGTCCCCGGCGCGGTCGGCGTCGACGTCCTCCCCGCCACCCTCGGCTCCGCCCTGGAACGGGTCGACGGCCTGGCCACCGCCGTCCTCGACACCAGCCCCCTGCGCGCCGGGGACC of Streptomyces phaeolivaceus contains these proteins:
- a CDS encoding metal-dependent transcriptional regulator codes for the protein MSGLIDTTEMYLRTILELEEEGVVPMRARIAERLDQSGPTVSQTVARMERDGLVSVAADRHLELTEEGRRLATRVMRKHRLAECLLVDVIGLEWEQVHAEACRWEHVMSEAVERRVLELLRHPTESPYGNPIPGLEELGEKDGADPFLDEGMVSLADLDPGTEGKTVVVRRIGEPIQTDAQLMYTLRRAGVRPGSVVSVTEAAGGVLVGSGGEAAELEADVASHVFVAKR
- a CDS encoding alpha/beta fold hydrolase — encoded protein: MVRRIDVTGAGGLSLAAWEFDDPPKTGEHEPRPGVLLLHGLMGRASHWAPTARWLSERHRAVALDQRGHGQSAKPEQAAYTREAYVEDAEAAVEQLGLAPVVLIGHAMGALTAWQLAARRPDLVRGLIVCDMRASALGAASQREWESWFKAWPLPFATLADVRKWFGEDDPWVERPSPSRGEFYAEVMHEGPDGWRPVFDPEQMLKTRETWVYDAHWEELTQVRCPALVVRGLDGELGRAESQEMVRVLPHGQYAEVADAGHLVHYDQPDAWRAAIEPFLDSFSD